In Anomaloglossus baeobatrachus isolate aAnoBae1 chromosome 3, aAnoBae1.hap1, whole genome shotgun sequence, one genomic interval encodes:
- the COPS9 gene encoding COP9 signalosome complex subunit 9 produces the protein MKPAVDEMFPEGAGPYVDLDEAGGSTGLLMDLAANEKAVHLDYFNDFGDLFDDEDIQ, from the exons ATGAAGCCGGccgtggatgagatgttcccggaggGGGCCGGTCCGTACGTGgacctggatgag GCTGGAGGAAGCACAGGACTTCTGATGGACCTTGCTGCCAATGAGAAGGCCGTACACCTAGACTACTTCAATG ATTTTGGGGACCTGTTTGATGATGAAGACATCCAGTAA